In Pseudofrankia saprophytica, one genomic interval encodes:
- a CDS encoding adenine deaminase, giving the protein MDDPVDPALRRRAVDAARGVVPFDLLITGGSVVDVGTCEVRPADVGLVGPLIASVHPSGSRTDALDAFDATGRFIAPGLIDMHVHFESSMLTPGAYASAVCPRGTTTIFGDPHELANVSGVAGVRYAVEASRGLPVRFIIQAPSCVPPMPGLELSGADLHGPEVTEMLAWPEVGGLAEVMDMLGVLTSDGRMVDVVAAGLASGKLVSGHAAGLTGPELQAYLAAGITSDHEIVTQDDAMEKLRAGLTVELRGAFEHLLPGLVAELNALPELPTHLCAATDDLFALTLLTDGGIDHLLRRLVGYGLDPVRALRIATYHAAYRLRRTDLGLVAAGRQADLIILSDLAAVAVDDVFAAGQHVASAGEMIVPVVEGPSVPPLDTMKIDSLTPDHFVLRVGHLPDGVYNGTARLRVLDGPVFTTWGEVDAEVRDGVVVPPAGHMLQVAVHRHGRIAPRPQAALISGWGEWTGAVATSVSHDTHNLVVFGRDPVDMAAAANQVIADGGGVAVAAGGEVVARVALPIAGLLSPLPAAQVAEAQRAVQDAAAEVGLTLRILTQPLFTVMVASLACLPGPHITDLGLIDGTTGERVTSPLLA; this is encoded by the coding sequence ATGGACGACCCTGTCGACCCGGCCCTTCGCCGCCGCGCCGTCGACGCCGCCCGCGGCGTCGTGCCGTTCGACCTGCTCATCACCGGCGGCAGCGTCGTCGACGTCGGTACCTGCGAGGTCCGGCCGGCGGACGTCGGACTGGTCGGTCCGCTGATCGCGTCGGTCCACCCGAGCGGCAGCCGGACGGACGCGCTCGACGCGTTCGACGCGACCGGAAGGTTCATCGCCCCCGGCCTCATCGACATGCACGTCCATTTCGAGAGTTCGATGCTCACGCCCGGGGCCTACGCCTCGGCCGTCTGCCCGCGCGGCACTACGACGATCTTCGGCGACCCGCACGAGCTCGCGAACGTCTCCGGCGTCGCCGGGGTGCGCTACGCCGTGGAGGCGAGCCGCGGGCTGCCGGTGCGCTTCATCATCCAGGCACCGTCGTGCGTGCCGCCGATGCCGGGGCTGGAGCTGTCCGGCGCGGACCTGCACGGCCCCGAGGTCACCGAGATGCTCGCCTGGCCGGAGGTCGGCGGCCTCGCCGAGGTCATGGACATGCTCGGCGTGCTGACCAGCGACGGACGGATGGTCGACGTCGTGGCCGCGGGCCTGGCCAGCGGGAAGCTGGTCAGCGGGCACGCCGCCGGCCTCACCGGCCCCGAGCTGCAGGCCTACCTCGCGGCCGGGATCACCTCGGACCACGAGATCGTCACGCAGGACGACGCCATGGAGAAGCTGCGCGCCGGCCTGACCGTCGAGCTCCGCGGCGCGTTCGAGCATCTCCTTCCCGGCCTGGTCGCCGAGCTGAACGCACTGCCGGAGCTGCCGACACACCTGTGCGCCGCCACCGACGACCTGTTCGCGCTGACGCTGCTCACCGACGGCGGCATCGACCACCTGCTGCGCCGCCTGGTCGGCTACGGCCTCGACCCGGTGCGCGCGCTGCGGATCGCCACCTACCACGCGGCCTACCGGCTGCGGCGCACCGACCTCGGCCTGGTCGCCGCCGGCCGGCAGGCCGATCTGATCATCCTGTCCGACCTGGCGGCGGTCGCCGTCGACGACGTCTTCGCCGCCGGCCAGCACGTCGCCTCCGCCGGCGAGATGATCGTCCCGGTGGTCGAGGGACCGAGCGTGCCACCGCTGGACACGATGAAGATCGACTCGCTCACACCCGACCACTTCGTGCTGCGGGTCGGCCACCTGCCGGACGGGGTCTACAACGGCACGGCGCGGCTGCGGGTGCTCGACGGCCCGGTCTTCACCACCTGGGGCGAGGTCGACGCCGAGGTCCGCGACGGTGTGGTGGTGCCGCCGGCGGGGCACATGCTGCAGGTCGCGGTGCACCGGCACGGCCGGATCGCGCCCCGCCCGCAGGCCGCGCTGATCTCCGGTTGGGGGGAGTGGACAGGCGCCGTCGCCACCTCGGTCTCGCACGACACCCACAACCTGGTCGTCTTCGGCCGCGACCCGGTCGACATGGCGGCCGCGGCGAACCAGGTGATCGCGGACGGCGGGGGCGTCGCGGTCGCCGCCGGGGGCGAGGTGGTGGCCCGGGTCGCGCTCCCGATCGCCGGGCTGCTGTCGCCGCTGCCGGCGGCCCAGGTCGCCGAGGCCCAGCGGGCCGTCCAGGACGCGGCCGCCGAGGTCGGCCTCACCCTCCGGATCCTCACCCAGCCGCTGTTCACCGTCATGGTCGCCTCGCTCGCCTGCCTCCCCGGCCCCCACATCACCGACCTCGGCCTCATCGACGGCACCACCGGCGAGCGCGTCACCTCCCCCCTCCTCGCCTGA
- a CDS encoding amidohydrolase family protein has translation MARPGGTFPSRVGPSSSAGAVGRSGAAEYPVGHRQVRYALFVVNPARSPSQEVLRLAGPVLVGPEDVRDELWVVGGRVTFSRPTAPAETVRGWVLPGLVDAHCHVGLDAHGAVDQETTLAQARADRDVGALLLRDAGSPADTRWIDDREDLPRLVRAGRHIARTRRYIRNYAEEIEPDGLVAEVGRQAERGDGWVKLVGDWIDRSVGDLASCWPADAVVEAIAAAHAAGARVTAHCFAEDALPDLAAAGIDCVEHATGLTDDTVALFAARGIAIVPTLVNIATFPGIAADAEAKYPRYAQHMRALHARRFETVGAAYDAGIPIYVGTDAGGSLPHGLVAAEIAELVRAGLPPEAALDAATWSARAWLGFPALEEGAPADLVVYPDDPRADIAVLAAPDLIILRGHPVAGTTTPAAPPTP, from the coding sequence ATGGCCCGGCCTGGGGGGACGTTTCCGTCCCGGGTCGGGCCTTCCTCGTCCGCAGGAGCCGTCGGGCGGTCCGGCGCGGCCGAGTACCCGGTCGGCCACCGCCAGGTGAGATATGCATTGTTCGTGGTGAACCCAGCGCGATCACCGTCTCAGGAAGTCCTGCGGCTGGCCGGCCCGGTGCTGGTCGGGCCCGAGGACGTCCGTGACGAGCTGTGGGTGGTCGGCGGGAGGGTCACCTTCTCCCGGCCCACGGCACCGGCCGAGACGGTACGTGGCTGGGTGCTGCCCGGTCTCGTGGACGCGCACTGCCACGTCGGCCTCGACGCGCATGGCGCGGTCGACCAGGAGACCACGCTCGCGCAGGCGCGCGCGGACCGGGACGTCGGCGCGCTGCTGCTGCGCGACGCCGGCTCCCCGGCCGACACCCGCTGGATCGACGACCGCGAGGACCTGCCCCGGCTGGTGCGCGCCGGCAGGCACATCGCGCGGACCCGCCGCTACATCCGCAACTACGCCGAGGAGATCGAGCCCGACGGGCTCGTCGCCGAGGTCGGGCGGCAGGCGGAACGCGGCGACGGCTGGGTGAAGCTCGTCGGCGACTGGATCGACCGTTCCGTCGGAGACCTCGCCTCCTGCTGGCCGGCGGACGCCGTCGTCGAGGCGATCGCGGCGGCGCACGCCGCCGGCGCCCGAGTGACCGCGCACTGCTTCGCCGAGGACGCGTTGCCCGACCTGGCCGCCGCCGGCATCGACTGCGTCGAACACGCCACCGGCCTCACCGACGACACCGTCGCGCTGTTCGCCGCCCGCGGCATCGCGATCGTGCCGACGCTGGTCAACATCGCCACGTTTCCCGGCATCGCGGCCGACGCCGAGGCCAAGTACCCGCGCTACGCCCAGCACATGCGCGCCCTGCACGCCCGCCGGTTCGAGACCGTCGGCGCCGCCTACGACGCCGGCATCCCGATCTACGTCGGCACCGACGCAGGCGGTTCCCTGCCGCACGGACTGGTCGCCGCCGAGATCGCCGAGCTCGTCCGGGCCGGCCTGCCGCCGGAGGCCGCGCTCGACGCCGCGACCTGGTCGGCCCGCGCCTGGCTGGGCTTCCCCGCCCTGGAGGAAGGCGCCCCCGCCGACCTCGTCGTCTACCCGGACGACCCCCGCGCCGACATCGCCGTCCTCGCCGCCCCCGACCTGATCATCCTCCGCGGCCACCCCGTCGCCGGCACCACCACCCCGGCAGCCCCACCGACCCCCTGA
- a CDS encoding alkaline phosphatase PhoX codes for MSVNRRHVLGTGAAGLGIVLTGSIGSVFGGTAYAGGPQGGQGSHGDPGHGPVFKGYGDLVADPNGVVDLPKGFSYTKVSVQGTPLAGGGLSPTFQDGMHTFAAGRNTAIVRNHELTHEAKYPVPHVKGLTYDEGADGGNTVLVVDGGKLLSEKVGLAGTVRNCAGGPTPWGTWLTCEETELVPVGDPFAPDTASLHDAKLTKRHGYVFEVDPFGRLHDPAPVPLTALGRYAHEAVAVDPKTGILYLTEDASGPFGLVYRFLPKRPLGGPGSLRAGGKLQAMFAGGLADLSGVTEIGTKLAVKWVDVPDPDATTTSVRKQFTAGSVSVVPKAEGIYFRDGSAYFVSSYAKAAPAAGLHEGQVWRFDPKRSTIELVVRFAPGGTFDGPDNIHISAWGEMILCEDGDGDNHLVVIGDDGNPYPLARSVSQAEFAGATFSPDGKYLYANIQEDGVTVAIKGPWQSDRH; via the coding sequence ATGTCTGTCAATCGTCGTCACGTGCTCGGCACCGGTGCCGCCGGCCTGGGCATCGTCCTCACGGGTTCGATCGGCTCCGTTTTCGGTGGTACCGCATACGCGGGGGGTCCACAGGGTGGTCAGGGTAGTCACGGCGACCCGGGCCACGGCCCGGTCTTCAAGGGCTACGGTGACCTCGTCGCCGACCCGAACGGCGTCGTCGACCTGCCCAAGGGCTTCAGCTACACCAAGGTCTCCGTCCAGGGCACACCGCTGGCCGGCGGCGGGCTCAGCCCCACCTTCCAGGACGGCATGCACACGTTCGCGGCCGGCCGCAACACCGCCATCGTGCGCAACCACGAGCTGACCCACGAGGCGAAGTACCCGGTCCCGCACGTCAAGGGCCTCACCTACGACGAGGGCGCGGACGGCGGCAACACCGTCCTCGTCGTCGACGGCGGCAAGCTGCTGTCGGAGAAGGTCGGCCTCGCGGGCACCGTCCGCAACTGCGCCGGCGGCCCGACCCCGTGGGGCACGTGGCTGACCTGCGAGGAGACCGAGCTCGTCCCCGTGGGCGACCCGTTCGCCCCGGACACCGCCAGCCTCCACGACGCGAAGCTGACCAAGCGGCACGGCTACGTCTTCGAGGTCGACCCGTTCGGCCGGCTGCACGACCCGGCGCCGGTGCCGCTCACCGCGCTCGGCCGTTACGCCCACGAGGCCGTCGCCGTCGACCCGAAGACCGGCATCCTCTACCTGACCGAGGACGCCAGCGGCCCGTTCGGCCTCGTCTACCGGTTCCTGCCGAAGCGGCCGCTCGGCGGCCCCGGCAGCCTGCGCGCCGGCGGCAAGCTGCAGGCGATGTTCGCGGGCGGCCTCGCCGACCTGTCCGGTGTCACCGAGATCGGCACCAAGCTGGCGGTGAAGTGGGTCGACGTCCCTGACCCGGACGCCACCACCACGTCGGTGCGCAAGCAGTTCACCGCGGGATCCGTCTCCGTGGTGCCGAAGGCCGAGGGCATCTACTTCCGGGACGGCTCGGCGTACTTCGTCTCCAGCTACGCCAAGGCGGCACCCGCCGCCGGCCTGCACGAGGGCCAGGTCTGGAGGTTCGACCCGAAGCGGAGCACCATCGAGCTGGTGGTGCGCTTCGCACCCGGCGGCACGTTCGACGGGCCGGACAACATCCACATCTCCGCCTGGGGCGAGATGATCCTCTGCGAGGACGGCGACGGCGACAACCACCTCGTCGTCATCGGCGACGACGGCAACCCCTACCCGCTGGCCCGCTCGGTGAGCCAGGCGGAGTTCGCGGGCGCCACCTTCTCGCCGGACGGCAAGTACCTCTACGCCAACATCCAGGAGGACGGCGTCACGGTTGCCATCAAGGGCCCGTGGCAGTCCGACCGCCACTAG
- a CDS encoding CAP domain-containing protein → MLELVAGGNTPLPPGAVRVRLGGPFDLSALIVGDGGRVGGDEDFVFYNQAAAAGIRLTPATRDGGADELTIDPRRLRRGAARVVLVASPTDRVSPFGRLPAPVTTVHDLAGITLIRLLPPRLGPETALLVGELYQRGPAGAGGAAGAGGAGGGAAGWRIRSIGQGYADGLAGLARDFGVDVEPEPATPAPRPVPLPAGPLPVPTPGPPGPSRPPSAPRPPRPPSAPRPPSPPSPPGQRAEPGPPWAPLSPRTPDADRLAEVIMLTNQQRQQHGLRPLAPEPRLAMAAAAHSADMARRRFFDHASPEGRQVSDRVEAAGYQYATVAENIAAGQRTPMEVVTGWMNSPGHRRNILLPEITEIGIGYAVSDDVYGCYWTQVFGAPRTW, encoded by the coding sequence ATGCTCGAGCTGGTGGCGGGGGGCAACACGCCGCTGCCCCCGGGCGCCGTTCGCGTCCGGCTGGGCGGGCCGTTCGACCTGTCGGCGCTGATCGTCGGCGACGGCGGCCGAGTCGGCGGTGACGAGGACTTCGTCTTCTACAACCAGGCGGCGGCGGCCGGCATCCGGCTCACCCCCGCGACCAGGGACGGCGGCGCCGACGAGCTGACCATCGACCCGCGCCGGCTGCGCCGCGGCGCGGCGCGGGTGGTGCTGGTGGCGAGCCCCACGGACCGCGTCTCCCCGTTCGGCCGGCTGCCCGCGCCAGTGACGACCGTGCACGACCTCGCCGGCATCACCCTGATCCGGCTGCTGCCGCCGCGGCTCGGCCCGGAGACCGCCCTGCTCGTCGGCGAGCTCTACCAGCGCGGCCCCGCCGGCGCCGGCGGGGCGGCCGGAGCGGGCGGCGCTGGCGGAGGGGCCGCTGGGTGGCGGATCCGGTCGATCGGGCAGGGATACGCCGACGGCCTGGCCGGGCTCGCGCGCGACTTCGGTGTCGACGTGGAGCCCGAGCCGGCCACGCCGGCGCCCCGGCCCGTTCCGCTCCCGGCCGGCCCGCTACCGGTGCCCACGCCAGGTCCGCCCGGCCCATCCAGGCCACCCAGCGCACCCAGGCCACCCAGGCCACCCAGCGCACCCAGACCGCCAAGCCCACCGAGCCCGCCCGGTCAGCGGGCCGAGCCGGGCCCACCGTGGGCGCCGCTGTCGCCACGAACCCCGGACGCCGACCGGCTCGCCGAGGTGATCATGCTGACGAACCAGCAGCGTCAGCAGCACGGCCTGCGGCCGCTCGCGCCCGAGCCCCGGCTCGCCATGGCGGCCGCGGCGCACAGCGCCGACATGGCCCGGCGCCGGTTCTTCGACCATGCCAGCCCGGAGGGCAGGCAGGTCTCCGACCGGGTCGAGGCGGCCGGATACCAGTACGCGACGGTGGCCGAGAACATCGCCGCCGGCCAGCGGACCCCGATGGAGGTCGTCACGGGCTGGATGAACAGCCCGGGCCACCGCCGCAACATCCTGCTGCCCGAGATCACCGAGATCGGCATCGGCTACGCCGTCAGCGACGACGTCTACGGCTGCTACTGGACCCAGGTCTTCGGTGCCCCCCGCACCTGGTAG
- a CDS encoding ABC transporter substrate-binding protein, translating into MGRRHMLRLAAAALGSALALAACSESAGDDGGSGASTPVAAGATVKLMAILPTETAGSNYPDILAASHAAVRGLNARGGIKGHKVELVYCNEKNDAATAKSCAQRAVDEHVLAVVNEVSATGGIMPILEAAKIPSIGSGGISVDQSELSSPVSFMLSPLTDYPAVCPALLKKAGATKLGAVGYNLPQADRLMKMAEIGAKDAGSPLALEPRVPIDTSDFTPTATQLSRAGVNGTVLVVVDQGAYAVIKGGGAAGGKYCHALGVLSRDWLIDEGAAADSIVFASAFPELSEAGQFPELARAVQELDAEAAAGDAAAATDRRISSTNTVGSWLSVQVVEKVANAIPGDELTSAALLDQLNKTSGLDLGLLPPLDFSKPSPIPGAQRLFNTTMRGVRWDSATKTYVPLGTEAYDALKILTQTGA; encoded by the coding sequence GTGGGACGACGGCACATGCTGCGCCTGGCCGCGGCGGCGCTCGGCTCCGCTCTGGCGTTGGCGGCCTGCAGCGAGTCCGCCGGCGACGACGGCGGCTCCGGAGCAAGCACCCCGGTCGCGGCCGGCGCCACGGTGAAGCTGATGGCCATCCTGCCCACCGAGACGGCCGGCTCCAACTACCCCGACATCCTCGCGGCCTCCCATGCCGCGGTGCGCGGGCTCAACGCCCGTGGCGGGATCAAGGGGCACAAGGTCGAGCTGGTCTACTGCAACGAGAAGAACGACGCCGCCACCGCCAAGTCCTGCGCCCAGCGGGCGGTGGACGAGCACGTGCTCGCCGTCGTCAACGAGGTCAGCGCGACCGGTGGGATCATGCCGATCCTCGAGGCCGCCAAGATCCCGTCGATCGGCTCCGGGGGCATCTCGGTCGACCAGTCGGAGCTGTCCTCCCCGGTCAGCTTCATGCTCAGCCCGCTGACCGACTACCCGGCGGTGTGCCCGGCCCTGCTGAAGAAGGCCGGCGCGACGAAGCTCGGCGCCGTCGGTTACAACCTGCCGCAGGCCGACCGGCTGATGAAGATGGCGGAGATCGGGGCGAAGGACGCCGGCTCGCCGCTGGCGCTGGAGCCACGGGTCCCGATCGACACCAGCGACTTCACGCCGACCGCGACGCAGCTCAGCAGGGCCGGCGTGAACGGCACGGTCCTCGTCGTCGTCGATCAGGGCGCCTACGCGGTGATCAAGGGTGGCGGCGCCGCCGGCGGCAAGTACTGCCACGCGCTGGGTGTCCTCTCCCGGGACTGGCTCATCGACGAGGGCGCGGCGGCCGACTCGATCGTCTTCGCGAGCGCGTTCCCCGAGCTCAGCGAGGCCGGCCAGTTCCCCGAGCTCGCCAGGGCGGTCCAGGAACTCGACGCGGAGGCCGCCGCCGGCGACGCCGCCGCGGCGACGGACAGGCGGATCAGCTCGACGAACACCGTCGGCTCGTGGCTGTCGGTGCAGGTCGTCGAGAAGGTCGCGAACGCGATCCCTGGCGACGAGCTGACGTCGGCGGCGCTGCTCGACCAGCTCAACAAGACCTCGGGCCTCGACCTCGGCCTGCTGCCGCCGCTGGACTTCTCCAAGCCGTCGCCGATCCCCGGCGCGCAGCGGCTGTTCAACACCACGATGCGCGGCGTGCGCTGGGACTCGGCGACGAAGACCTACGTCCCGCTCGGCACCGAGGCCTACGACGCCCTGAAGATCCTCACCCAGACCGGCGCCTGA
- a CDS encoding type IV toxin-antitoxin system AbiEi family antitoxin domain-containing protein, producing MAAALWTAGWQDGMVTYEQALGAGLTRGQIRQLVRTGDWVRPFPGTYLVAGADPFLGRVHAALVRRPQAVVCGVTAARLLDLRALPALSTSEPIHLLITGSAARTAARGIVLHSGSRAGTPVWWRRGVPVTSVTRTLADLVLAWDRPEAVALLDAAAHDRRFRGVVEVAAHLLGRRGAAARFRWLAEVDARTESALESRLRLVLHDHGLRPPEAQYAVIDENGRSVARADFAYPARRLLVEADGAAFHGDHAADPEPLHRDRDRQNALSRLGWTILRFTWSDVLTRPDHVAAVVRHSLARP from the coding sequence ATGGCGGCGGCGCTGTGGACAGCCGGGTGGCAGGACGGCATGGTCACCTATGAGCAGGCGCTGGGCGCGGGGTTGACCCGGGGCCAGATCCGGCAACTCGTGCGGACCGGCGACTGGGTCCGGCCGTTCCCCGGCACCTATCTCGTCGCTGGCGCCGACCCGTTTCTTGGTCGGGTGCACGCGGCTCTGGTTCGTCGGCCGCAGGCGGTCGTATGCGGCGTCACGGCCGCGAGGCTGCTCGACCTGCGCGCGCTTCCCGCGCTGTCCACCTCGGAGCCGATCCATCTCCTGATCACCGGATCTGCCGCGCGGACCGCTGCGCGGGGCATCGTTCTGCACTCGGGATCTCGCGCGGGCACGCCGGTCTGGTGGCGCCGTGGGGTTCCGGTCACGTCGGTGACGCGCACGCTCGCTGATCTCGTTCTCGCCTGGGACCGACCGGAGGCGGTGGCGCTGTTGGACGCCGCCGCACACGATCGCCGGTTCCGCGGTGTGGTCGAGGTGGCGGCGCACCTGCTCGGTCGACGCGGCGCGGCGGCCCGGTTCCGATGGCTCGCGGAGGTCGACGCCCGCACGGAGTCCGCGCTCGAAAGCCGGCTGCGCCTCGTCCTGCACGACCACGGACTCAGGCCGCCCGAGGCTCAATACGCCGTCATCGACGAGAACGGGCGATCTGTCGCGCGCGCCGACTTCGCCTACCCGGCTCGTCGGCTGCTCGTCGAGGCGGATGGCGCCGCCTTCCATGGCGACCACGCCGCCGATCCAGAGCCGCTGCACCGCGACCGCGACCGTCAGAACGCCCTGTCCCGCCTTGGCTGGACGATCCTGCGTTTCACCTGGTCAGACGTGCTCACCCGTCCCGACCACGTCGCCGCTGTCGTTCGCCACTCTCTCGCCCGGCCATGA
- a CDS encoding ABC transporter permease, whose protein sequence is MNDAIGYALLGLGTGGLYALMTAGIVVVQRGAGVLNLAHGALLAWAAYTFHGASEVWDLPTWFAAVLAVGSTALIGLLFHLLVMRPMRDGSALTRVMATLGLLIILQSALTLMYGTPVRTAPTILPTGKVTIVGMPVGWDVFVRIGVVAVVLAALWALFRHTTIGLAATAVTENPRAAATFGWSPDLVAAGAWTLGAALAGLAGVLLAPLQMPLSAPNLMLLIVPVLAIGLLAGFRSLPAVFVASVVLAVIEVETQVQLVTRHPAWRGVDRAIPLVVIVFYLAIRGRHIPDRGHVSERLPALGSGRIHWPALVVSVTAAICLIWYALPVDWVNALNANALWAILILSVVTLVGFTGQLSLAQLAFAGVAALIAGRLVAVRGWPLEAALALGILGTSALGVLFALPALRTRGLQLAVVTLGLGAAADAILFQRGYHTPPPPGSVAASLGELGQSEGTVVEHARLFGVRLDTVVAPRAFATLAVVSFAIVAVAVANLRRGRAGRRLIAVRTNERAAASLGVSVVGAKLYAFALSAAIAGFGGVLYAFYLYGSRGNIDYGGMTFSPFSSILLIAFAVLGGVGWVSGAFAGAAWAAGTLGTRFGAWLGKLLTDVAVFARTMIAILGAVVGFSAGAGVRRPRATVPDAADGEMDGLGDASAPGDAARTGAGRPASARPASRRLWPWVGALVLAAAAIGVSGWVLDWLTQLDRYVPLIGGVVLVTILATSGGGMAPGNAALASAVAARFTPPSRRAARAARERRRLAQLLA, encoded by the coding sequence GTGAACGACGCGATCGGCTACGCCCTGCTCGGCCTGGGCACCGGTGGCCTGTACGCCCTGATGACGGCCGGGATCGTGGTGGTCCAGCGGGGCGCGGGCGTGCTGAACCTCGCGCACGGCGCGCTGCTCGCCTGGGCGGCCTACACGTTCCACGGCGCCTCCGAGGTGTGGGATCTGCCCACCTGGTTCGCGGCCGTGCTCGCCGTCGGGTCGACGGCGCTCATCGGCCTGCTCTTCCACCTGCTGGTGATGCGCCCGATGCGCGACGGCTCGGCGCTGACCAGGGTCATGGCCACGCTCGGGCTGCTGATCATCCTGCAGTCAGCGCTCACCCTGATGTACGGCACGCCCGTGCGTACCGCGCCGACCATCCTGCCGACCGGCAAGGTGACGATCGTCGGCATGCCGGTCGGCTGGGATGTCTTCGTCCGCATCGGGGTCGTCGCGGTGGTGCTCGCCGCGCTGTGGGCGCTGTTCCGGCACACCACGATCGGGCTGGCGGCCACGGCCGTCACCGAGAACCCGCGGGCGGCCGCGACGTTCGGCTGGTCGCCCGACCTGGTCGCCGCCGGGGCGTGGACGCTCGGGGCCGCGCTCGCCGGGCTCGCCGGTGTGCTGCTCGCCCCGTTGCAGATGCCGCTGTCGGCGCCGAACCTGATGCTGCTGATCGTTCCGGTGCTCGCGATCGGCCTGCTGGCGGGGTTCCGCTCGCTGCCGGCCGTGTTCGTCGCGTCGGTCGTGCTCGCGGTCATCGAGGTGGAGACGCAGGTCCAGCTGGTCACCCGCCATCCCGCCTGGCGGGGTGTCGACCGGGCGATCCCGCTGGTCGTGATCGTCTTCTATCTGGCGATCCGGGGCCGGCACATCCCCGACCGGGGACACGTGAGCGAGCGGCTCCCCGCGCTGGGCAGCGGCCGGATCCACTGGCCGGCGCTCGTGGTGAGCGTCACCGCCGCGATCTGCCTGATCTGGTACGCGCTGCCGGTGGACTGGGTGAACGCGCTGAACGCCAACGCGCTGTGGGCGATCCTCATCCTCTCGGTCGTCACGCTCGTCGGCTTCACCGGCCAGCTCTCGCTTGCCCAGCTCGCCTTCGCCGGGGTGGCCGCGCTGATCGCCGGCCGGCTCGTGGCGGTCCGCGGCTGGCCGTTGGAGGCGGCGCTCGCGCTCGGCATCCTCGGGACCTCCGCGCTCGGGGTGCTGTTCGCGCTGCCCGCGCTGCGTACCCGAGGCCTGCAGCTCGCCGTCGTCACCCTCGGTCTGGGCGCGGCCGCGGACGCGATCCTGTTCCAGCGTGGCTACCACACGCCGCCCCCGCCCGGCTCGGTCGCGGCGTCGCTCGGCGAGCTCGGCCAGTCGGAGGGCACCGTCGTCGAACACGCGCGGCTGTTCGGGGTGCGGCTGGACACGGTCGTGGCACCGCGCGCGTTCGCGACGCTCGCCGTGGTCTCGTTCGCCATCGTCGCGGTCGCGGTCGCGAACCTGCGCCGTGGCCGGGCGGGCCGGCGGCTGATCGCGGTCCGGACCAACGAGCGGGCGGCGGCATCGCTCGGGGTCAGCGTCGTCGGCGCGAAGCTCTACGCGTTCGCGCTGTCGGCCGCGATCGCCGGGTTCGGCGGCGTGCTCTACGCCTTCTACCTCTACGGCTCGCGCGGCAACATCGACTACGGCGGCATGACGTTCTCGCCGTTCAGCTCGATCCTGCTGATCGCGTTCGCGGTGCTCGGCGGGGTCGGCTGGGTCAGCGGCGCGTTCGCCGGCGCGGCCTGGGCCGCCGGCACGCTCGGCACCCGGTTCGGAGCCTGGCTCGGGAAGCTGCTGACCGACGTGGCGGTGTTCGCCAGGACGATGATCGCCATCCTGGGCGCGGTGGTCGGCTTCAGTGCCGGCGCGGGCGTCCGTCGGCCGCGCGCCACGGTGCCGGACGCTGCCGACGGTGAGATGGACGGCCTGGGCGACGCGTCCGCGCCGGGAGACGCCGCGCGGACGGGCGCCGGCCGGCCGGCCTCGGCGCGGCCGGCCTCGCGCCGGCTCTGGCCGTGGGTGGGCGCGCTGGTGCTCGCCGCCGCCGCGATCGGGGTCAGCGGTTGGGTGCTCGACTGGCTGACCCAGCTCGACCGGTACGTGCCGCTGATCGGCGGCGTCGTGCTCGTCACCATCCTCGCCACCTCCGGCGGCGGGATGGCGCCTGGCAACGCGGCCCTGGCCAGCGCCGTGGCCGCTCGTTTCACGCCACCGTCGAGGAGGGCCGCGCGCGCGGCGCGCGAGCGCCGGCGACTCGCCCAGCTGCTGGCT
- a CDS encoding NADPH-dependent FMN reductase translates to MDGFGTGPAVVRDGSPLSVRRGKDAPADRIPPGLDRRNSGIGPGASGRRRPLVVGIGGSARTDSPAMRALGAATRMLAQAGAETVMLSVAELDLPPYHPDAKERSGSIRRLVGEVRRADGLVIAAPDYHGGTSGALKNALDYLWDLGDTPRPGLDARPVGLLACDEGPGAGGALTALRATVHALGGWPTPLGVSLSRQESATIDQYGAISSPSIAARFDTLTDQIMGFAYAWSHLI, encoded by the coding sequence GTGGACGGCTTCGGGACGGGCCCGGCAGTGGTGCGCGACGGTTCCCCCTTGTCGGTCCGTCGCGGCAAGGACGCGCCGGCCGACCGCATACCCCCCGGTCTTGATCGCCGCAATTCCGGTATCGGCCCGGGAGCATCGGGGCGGCGCCGGCCGCTGGTCGTCGGCATCGGCGGATCGGCGCGGACCGACTCGCCGGCCATGCGGGCGCTGGGCGCCGCGACCCGGATGCTCGCCCAGGCCGGCGCGGAGACGGTCATGCTCAGCGTCGCCGAGCTGGATCTGCCGCCCTACCATCCGGACGCCAAGGAGCGCTCAGGGTCGATCCGCCGCCTCGTCGGCGAGGTCCGCCGCGCCGACGGCCTGGTCATCGCGGCCCCGGACTATCACGGCGGCACCTCGGGCGCGCTCAAGAACGCCCTCGACTACCTGTGGGACCTGGGTGACACGCCCCGGCCGGGACTGGACGCCCGCCCCGTCGGGCTGCTGGCCTGTGACGAGGGCCCGGGCGCCGGCGGCGCGCTGACCGCGCTGCGGGCCACGGTGCACGCGCTCGGCGGCTGGCCCACCCCGCTGGGGGTCAGCCTGAGCAGGCAGGAATCCGCCACGATCGACCAGTACGGCGCCATCTCGAGCCCGTCGATCGCCGCCCGGTTCGACACGCTGACCGACCAGATCATGGGCTTCGCCTATGCCTGGTCGCACCTGATCTGA